A genomic segment from Chitinophaga niabensis encodes:
- a CDS encoding RagB/SusD family nutrient uptake outer membrane protein: protein MKQLLIIIATALLLQSCTGKLDLQPKDQLTEKTTFTKYDNIKAYAWQFYEVFPAYAPASVNKEFDSDLFLNANPNSESNWIWQRIVIPSSSADYTDPYARIRAVNIMLDNLDKSSISDTDKDHWRSVGYFFRAYNYMNLVSKYGDITWVEKALTDGDVEELYAKRTPRAEVTQKMLEQLQWAEQHIKPAGDGPNTINVHVVRALISRFGLIEGTWRKYHNLGDPIPYLRASADAAAKLIAAFPNLHPNYDEEFNSESLANVPGILLYKQYDQTQVVHTLASLGRNSAGRWDLTKKAADMYLMTDGQTRWTSPLFAGDKSPYTEFRNRDKRLYYTVPPPFKVKVVHPSMNWQPSDNPAESEYFPVMAAISGPKNKTLPTLNWQGLVVRSEPHYVDFNDGQPFNVTYTGYRFYKFSNKIQMIQNFDVNDAPIFRMGEVMVNYAEAKYELGEFDQAIADQTINKLRTRAGVAALQTGAIPNDPTRDATITPVLWEIRRERAIELMGESFRFDDLRRWKKMEYAVTQKLGRWIKKGTDVPANSIIPIQNGATEGYIAYEKVPPAPFPEYYYFYPLPSNQIVLNPNLVQNPQWK from the coding sequence ATGAAACAACTCCTTATCATCATAGCTACGGCACTTCTTCTTCAAAGTTGCACCGGCAAACTTGATCTGCAACCTAAAGATCAGCTCACGGAGAAAACCACTTTTACCAAATACGATAACATTAAAGCATATGCATGGCAGTTCTATGAAGTATTTCCTGCCTATGCTCCGGCGTCTGTCAATAAAGAATTCGATAGCGATCTTTTCCTGAATGCCAATCCCAATTCAGAATCCAACTGGATCTGGCAGCGGATCGTGATCCCTTCCAGCTCCGCAGATTATACAGATCCTTATGCAAGGATCAGGGCGGTGAATATCATGCTGGACAACCTTGACAAGTCTTCTATTTCAGATACGGATAAAGATCACTGGCGCAGTGTGGGTTACTTCTTCCGCGCTTATAACTATATGAACCTGGTGAGTAAATATGGTGATATCACCTGGGTGGAAAAAGCACTTACAGATGGCGATGTAGAGGAACTGTATGCTAAGAGAACTCCAAGAGCAGAAGTAACGCAGAAAATGCTGGAGCAATTGCAATGGGCAGAGCAACATATTAAACCAGCGGGTGACGGCCCCAATACCATCAACGTACATGTGGTGCGTGCGCTGATCTCCCGTTTTGGATTGATAGAAGGCACCTGGCGGAAATATCATAACCTGGGTGACCCCATCCCCTACCTCCGGGCCAGTGCAGATGCCGCGGCTAAACTGATCGCTGCTTTCCCTAACCTGCATCCCAACTACGATGAAGAGTTCAACAGTGAATCACTGGCCAATGTTCCCGGCATCTTATTATACAAACAATATGATCAGACGCAGGTAGTACATACACTTGCTTCCCTGGGCAGGAACTCTGCCGGCAGATGGGACCTCACCAAAAAAGCAGCTGATATGTATCTCATGACGGATGGACAAACGCGCTGGACCAGTCCGCTGTTTGCAGGGGATAAATCTCCTTACACGGAATTCAGGAACCGGGATAAACGTTTATACTATACCGTACCTCCTCCCTTCAAAGTGAAAGTGGTGCATCCCAGCATGAACTGGCAGCCCAGCGATAATCCTGCAGAGAGTGAATACTTTCCTGTTATGGCTGCTATTTCCGGGCCAAAGAACAAAACATTGCCCACACTCAACTGGCAGGGATTGGTGGTACGTTCAGAGCCGCACTATGTAGATTTTAATGACGGGCAGCCTTTCAATGTTACCTATACCGGTTACCGTTTCTATAAGTTCAGCAATAAGATCCAGATGATCCAGAACTTTGATGTGAATGATGCACCGATCTTCCGGATGGGAGAAGTAATGGTGAACTATGCGGAAGCAAAATATGAATTGGGCGAATTTGATCAGGCCATCGCAGATCAGACCATCAACAAACTGCGTACCCGTGCTGGTGTGGCTGCCTTACAAACAGGTGCCATTCCCAATGATCCTACCAGGGATGCTACAATAACTCCTGTACTTTGGGAAATACGCAGGGAACGGGCTATTGAGCTGATGGGAGAATCCTTCCGTTTTGATGACCTCCGCCGCTGGAAGAAAATGGAATATGCTGTAACGCAAAAGCTGGGCAGATGGATCAAAAAGGGAACGGATGTACCAGCCAATAGCATTATCCCTATCCAGAACGGGGCAACGGAAGGATATATTGCCTATGAAAAAGTACCGCCTGCACCATTCCCGGAATATTACTATTTTTATCCGCTTCCATCTAACCAGATTGTACTGAACCCGAACTTAGTTCAAAATCCACAGTGGAAATAA
- a CDS encoding arylsulfatase, whose product MMMKLFALTGILMISGLSLQAQKKPNIVFILADDLGYGDLGVYGQTKIKTPNIDRLAKKGMRFTRFYAGTSVCAPSRSALLTGQHTGHTYVRGNKEIQPEGQEPLADTVQSYALLLQQAGYTTGAFGKWGLGMVGTTGAPDKKGFDVFFGYNCQRQSHRYYPTHLWSNNEKVPLTGNDLTQKNIYAPTLIQEKTLAFIEDNKNKPFFLFVPSVLPHAELSGPEDQYYKQYENSFEETPHKGNDYGPKALVPGYASVDKPRATYAAMVSRLDAYVGQILDKLDALGLSDNTIVIFSSDNGSHQEGGADPVFFNSSGGLRGNKRDLYEGGIKTPFIVKWPGKVKAGSESNFIGAFWDLMPTFVAITGAPAPKYTDGISFLPTLLGKGKQVQHTYLYWEFHESGGRQALRMGNWKGVKYNVKDSNAQLELYDLSKDPKEQHDVAAAHPAVVKQVNDYIKAAHTESAVFPLIK is encoded by the coding sequence ATGATGATGAAACTCTTTGCACTGACAGGCATACTGATGATCTCCGGCCTTTCCTTACAGGCACAGAAAAAACCCAATATTGTTTTTATCCTGGCGGACGACCTGGGATACGGTGATCTCGGCGTATACGGGCAAACAAAGATCAAAACACCGAATATAGACCGCCTCGCTAAAAAGGGCATGCGATTTACCCGTTTCTATGCAGGTACCTCTGTATGTGCCCCTTCCCGTTCAGCTTTGCTGACAGGGCAGCATACCGGGCATACTTACGTCCGTGGCAACAAGGAGATCCAGCCGGAAGGGCAGGAACCTTTAGCAGATACTGTTCAAAGCTATGCGTTACTCTTACAACAGGCAGGTTATACTACCGGGGCTTTCGGCAAATGGGGATTAGGTATGGTAGGTACCACCGGTGCGCCGGATAAAAAGGGCTTTGATGTTTTCTTCGGCTACAATTGCCAGCGGCAATCACATCGTTATTATCCTACACACCTCTGGAGCAATAATGAGAAAGTACCGCTGACCGGCAATGATCTTACGCAAAAGAACATCTATGCACCCACATTGATCCAGGAAAAAACATTGGCCTTTATAGAGGATAACAAGAATAAACCTTTCTTCCTCTTTGTTCCCAGCGTATTGCCGCATGCTGAGTTGTCAGGACCGGAAGATCAATATTATAAACAGTACGAAAACAGTTTCGAGGAAACTCCGCACAAAGGCAATGACTACGGACCGAAAGCATTGGTACCGGGTTATGCCTCCGTTGATAAACCACGTGCTACTTATGCTGCTATGGTATCCCGCCTGGATGCTTATGTAGGGCAGATACTGGATAAGCTGGATGCACTCGGCTTATCGGACAATACGATCGTTATCTTCAGCAGCGACAATGGTTCACACCAGGAAGGTGGTGCAGATCCCGTATTCTTCAACAGCTCCGGAGGCCTGCGTGGTAATAAACGGGACCTGTATGAAGGAGGGATCAAAACACCTTTCATTGTAAAATGGCCGGGTAAAGTAAAAGCAGGAAGCGAGAGTAATTTCATCGGGGCTTTCTGGGACCTGATGCCTACGTTTGTTGCTATTACTGGTGCGCCTGCTCCTAAATATACAGATGGTATTTCCTTTCTTCCTACCCTGCTGGGCAAAGGTAAACAGGTGCAGCATACTTATCTCTACTGGGAGTTTCATGAAAGTGGCGGGCGCCAGGCTTTACGGATGGGGAACTGGAAGGGTGTGAAGTACAATGTGAAAGATAGTAATGCGCAGCTGGAGTTATATGATCTGAGTAAAGATCCGAAGGAGCAGCATGATGTTGCTGCGGCGCATCCTGCGGTGGTGAAGCAGGTGAATGATTATATTAAGGCAGCGCATACCGAGAGTGCGGTGTTTCCTTTGATTAAGTAG